From Methanosarcina lacustris Z-7289, one genomic window encodes:
- a CDS encoding serine/threonine-protein kinase RIO2, translated as MIDEVIKVFKKIDAKDYRILTGIETGMKHFEWVPIEELNKYTKTPFDKLEYRLRKLVREKLVVRTTQPYEGYQIYFEGYDALALNAFVKRKSISAIGDEIGVGKESVILEAIRQPELAIGKPFPVIIKFHREGRTSFKQIKRVREHIGEREHFSWIYAARLAAQREYEIMTKVYPQVSIPKPLDQNRHAIVMEIAKGSLLSKTRLHNAEWYLDEILRQVKITYSLGIIHADLSEYNIFVSEDGVQLIDWPQYITPAHPQADEILERDVSNVLVHFNRKYGIKRDLEEVIGEIKSAASLIKATEEEGRDEEGNEEVSRDEEGNEEISRDEEGNEEAIIKESHIEGTGKRRGD; from the coding sequence ATGATCGACGAAGTGATAAAAGTTTTCAAAAAGATCGATGCAAAGGATTACAGGATACTTACAGGCATCGAGACAGGGATGAAACATTTTGAGTGGGTGCCAATAGAAGAATTGAATAAATACACTAAAACGCCTTTCGATAAGCTGGAATACAGGCTGAGGAAGCTTGTCCGGGAGAAACTTGTGGTCAGGACCACCCAGCCTTATGAAGGTTACCAGATTTATTTTGAGGGCTATGATGCTCTTGCTCTCAATGCCTTTGTGAAAAGAAAAAGTATCAGCGCCATAGGGGATGAAATCGGGGTAGGCAAGGAGTCCGTCATTTTGGAAGCTATTCGGCAGCCTGAGCTTGCAATAGGGAAGCCTTTTCCGGTCATAATCAAATTCCACAGGGAAGGCAGGACCAGCTTCAAGCAAATAAAAAGAGTACGTGAACACATTGGGGAAAGAGAACACTTTTCATGGATTTATGCTGCTCGGCTTGCTGCCCAGAGGGAATATGAGATCATGACAAAGGTGTACCCGCAGGTGTCTATCCCCAAACCCCTGGATCAGAACAGGCATGCAATTGTTATGGAGATTGCAAAAGGCAGCCTGCTATCAAAAACAAGGCTTCATAACGCTGAATGGTATCTCGATGAGATTCTCAGGCAGGTAAAGATAACCTATTCGCTTGGAATCATTCACGCCGATTTAAGTGAATATAACATCTTTGTATCCGAAGATGGCGTCCAGCTCATCGACTGGCCTCAGTATATCACTCCCGCCCATCCCCAGGCTGACGAAATTCTCGAAAGGGATGTTTCAAATGTACTGGTTCATTTTAATAGGAAGTATGGGATTAAAAGGGATCTTGAAGAAGTAATTGGTGAAATTAAAAGTGCAGCAAGCTTAATCAAAGCAACTGAAGAAGAAGGCAGAGACGAAGAAGGTAATGAAGAAGTAAGCAGAGACGAAGAAGGTAATGAAGAAATAAGCAGAGACGAAGAAGGTAATGAAGAAGCAATTATAAAAGAATCACATATAGAAGGAACAGGTAAAAGGAGGGGAGACTAA
- the tnpA gene encoding IS200/IS605 family transposase yields MELRSFSQGYGQITYHIVLVPKYRYKIFYNKRVKKDCESIFHNICTEKGYKIHALEVVDNHVHLFLEFHPSTSLSEVVQYLKGGSSYRLFKLHPELRTRYWGGSLWSSGKFYRSVGNVTADTIKHYIKESQGKPKIEAQSHRLKKSG; encoded by the coding sequence TTGGAATTGCGCAGTTTTAGCCAGGGCTATGGTCAGATTACCTACCACATCGTGTTGGTGCCTAAGTATCGATACAAGATATTCTACAATAAACGAGTTAAAAAGGATTGCGAGTCTATATTCCACAATATTTGCACAGAGAAAGGCTACAAAATCCATGCTCTGGAAGTTGTAGATAATCATGTTCACCTGTTCCTGGAATTCCACCCAAGCACCTCTCTATCAGAGGTGGTTCAATACTTGAAAGGAGGTAGTTCTTACAGATTGTTCAAGCTTCATCCTGAACTGAGAACACGATATTGGGGTGGAAGTCTATGGTCAAGTGGCAAATTCTATCGATCCGTTGGAAATGTAACCGCTGACACAATCAAGCACTACATTAAGGAGTCGCAGGGAAAACCGAAAATAGAGGCTCAATCACATAGATTAAAGAAATCTGGGTAA